The proteins below come from a single Acidovorax sp. NCPPB 4044 genomic window:
- a CDS encoding Lrp/AsnC family transcriptional regulator: MKLDTTDLRILAELQADGSLSNVELARRVHLSPSPCLARVKALEAAGVIARYVALANAAALGLGLNVFISISLRSQAKPALADFERRIAEHDEVMECYLMSGDSDYLIRVAVADIGALERFILEQLTPIPGIEKIRSSFALKQVRYKTALPLPLATG; the protein is encoded by the coding sequence ATGAAGCTCGACACCACCGATTTGCGCATCCTGGCCGAACTGCAGGCCGATGGCTCGCTCTCCAATGTGGAGCTGGCGCGGCGCGTGCACCTTTCGCCCTCGCCGTGCCTGGCCCGCGTGAAGGCGCTGGAGGCGGCCGGCGTGATCGCGCGCTATGTGGCGCTTGCCAACGCGGCCGCGCTGGGCCTGGGGCTCAACGTGTTCATCAGCATCAGCCTCCGGTCGCAGGCCAAGCCCGCGCTGGCCGATTTCGAGCGCCGCATCGCCGAGCACGACGAGGTCATGGAGTGCTACCTGATGAGCGGCGACTCCGACTACCTGATCCGCGTGGCCGTGGCCGACATCGGCGCGCTGGAGCGCTTCATCCTGGAGCAGCTCACGCCGATCCCGGGCATTGAGAAGATCCGCTCCAGCTTCGCGCTCAAGCAGGTGCGCTACAAGACCGCCCTGCCCCTGCCGCTGGCCACGGGGTAG
- a CDS encoding antibiotic biosynthesis monooxygenase family protein, which translates to MPLFIAMNRFRIAPGREDEFVEVWRQRDSHLAQVPGFESFHLLRGETTAGHTLFASHTVWASRAHFEDWTRSDAFRAAHANAGGKRDLYLGPPQLELFDAAW; encoded by the coding sequence ATGCCCCTGTTCATCGCCATGAACCGCTTCCGCATCGCCCCCGGCCGCGAGGACGAATTCGTGGAGGTCTGGCGCCAGCGCGACAGCCACCTCGCGCAGGTTCCGGGTTTCGAATCGTTCCATCTGCTGCGTGGTGAAACGACGGCCGGGCACACGCTCTTCGCGTCGCACACCGTGTGGGCGTCGCGCGCGCACTTCGAAGACTGGACGCGCTCCGACGCATTCCGCGCCGCGCACGCCAACGCAGGCGGCAAGCGCGACCTGTACCTGGGCCCGCCGCAGCTCGAGTTGTTCGACGCGGCGTGGTAG
- a CDS encoding DUF3014 domain-containing protein, with translation MPETDPQDFRPPSSRPAPASPLRWVVAGVAGAMAVAGAAWWMGWLPPPTQMPAPIPPASVASVASGAQGAAPAPPPGAAASGPEHPVEPEGAAAPATVAEADAAIARSLGEWLGGERVAAMLRMDEVVRRIVVTVDNLPRAQAPAGLWPVQPAPQRFLVQAVPGSAATENGAPLHATVAPANAARYAALVALAEAVPREQAVALYRQLYPLFQQTYVELGYPKGYFNDRLVAVLGHLLQTPEVHGPLNVQLTRVQGEVPSTRPWVRYEFADPHLQALSSGQKMLLRIGPENARRVKAVLADVRRRLASGDARPGAAAPAPSVPASAAQ, from the coding sequence ATGCCCGAAACCGATCCGCAGGATTTCCGACCCCCATCCTCCCGGCCCGCTCCTGCGTCTCCGCTGCGGTGGGTGGTGGCCGGGGTGGCCGGCGCGATGGCGGTGGCGGGTGCGGCCTGGTGGATGGGCTGGCTGCCGCCGCCGACCCAGATGCCCGCTCCGATCCCGCCGGCTTCAGTGGCTTCAGTGGCTTCCGGGGCGCAGGGCGCGGCGCCCGCGCCGCCGCCCGGGGCCGCTGCCTCGGGGCCGGAGCATCCCGTGGAGCCCGAGGGCGCGGCCGCACCGGCCACGGTGGCCGAGGCCGATGCGGCCATCGCGCGTTCCCTGGGCGAATGGCTGGGGGGCGAACGCGTGGCGGCGATGTTGCGCATGGACGAGGTCGTGCGGCGCATCGTGGTGACGGTGGACAATCTGCCCCGTGCGCAGGCCCCGGCGGGGCTGTGGCCCGTGCAGCCCGCGCCGCAGCGCTTTCTGGTGCAGGCCGTGCCCGGCAGTGCGGCCACCGAGAACGGAGCGCCCCTGCATGCCACGGTGGCTCCGGCCAATGCCGCGCGCTACGCGGCCCTGGTGGCGCTGGCCGAAGCCGTGCCGCGCGAGCAGGCCGTGGCGCTCTACCGCCAGCTCTACCCGCTGTTCCAGCAGACCTATGTGGAACTGGGCTACCCCAAGGGCTATTTCAACGACCGGCTGGTGGCCGTGCTGGGCCACCTGCTGCAGACCCCGGAGGTGCATGGGCCGCTGAACGTGCAGCTCACGCGCGTGCAGGGCGAGGTGCCGTCCACGCGCCCCTGGGTGCGCTATGAGTTTGCCGATCCGCACCTGCAGGCGCTCTCCAGTGGCCAGAAAATGCTGCTGCGCATCGGGCCCGAGAACGCGCGCCGCGTGAAGGCCGTGCTGGCCGATGTGCGGCGCCGGCTGGCCTCGGGCGATGCGCGCCCGGGCGCGGCGGCCCCCGCACCGTCCGTGCCCGCCAGCGCGGCGCAGTGA
- a CDS encoding glutamine--tRNA ligase/YqeY domain fusion protein translates to MSSHAPSSTPPEAAKPSNFLRQIIETDLAQGTHAQARWAGTPGDAAHHAAGQPDPAKIRTRFPPEPNGYLHIGHAKSICLNFGLARDYGGVCHLRFDDTNPEKEDQEYVDSIIDAVRWLGFDWAQIGQTPGSAAPYQASDYFDFMYRAAEYLVETGHAYVDEQTPEEMRANRGDFGKPGVDSPYRSRTPAENLARLRDMKAGQLPDGAAVLRAKIDMASPNINLRDPAIYRIKHAEHHNTGNQWCIYPMYTFAHPIEDALERITHSICTLEFEDQRPFYDWLMDRLAEGGLIATPQPRQYEFARLNLTYVVTSKRKLKHLVDSGTVGGWDDPRMPTIVGLRRRGYTPEALQLFCERIGVTKDYSWIDYGTLEGCLREDLENKAHRGMAVLDPVRLVLTNWDEVFGAGHLEPCQLPALPHPPEGTEAPVRHFTLGKEVWIEREDFEETPPKGYKRLFPGNKVRLKGGYVIECTGCEKDAEGKVAQVLATVVPDTKSGTPGADSVKVKAAITWVGVADGVEAEVRLYDRLFTDAQPDAGGKDYLALLNADSLKVVKAYVEPSLAQAKPDEKFQFERFGYFVADRKDHAAGKPVFNRVTGLKDSWGK, encoded by the coding sequence ATGAGTTCGCACGCCCCCTCCTCCACGCCGCCAGAAGCCGCCAAGCCCAGCAATTTCCTGCGCCAGATCATCGAAACCGACCTGGCCCAGGGCACGCATGCCCAGGCCCGCTGGGCAGGCACCCCGGGCGATGCCGCCCACCACGCCGCCGGCCAGCCCGACCCGGCGAAGATCCGCACCCGCTTCCCGCCCGAGCCCAACGGCTACCTGCACATCGGCCACGCCAAGAGCATCTGCCTCAACTTCGGCCTCGCGCGCGACTACGGCGGCGTGTGCCACCTGCGCTTCGACGACACCAATCCCGAGAAGGAAGACCAGGAATACGTCGACAGCATCATCGACGCCGTGCGCTGGCTCGGCTTCGACTGGGCGCAGATCGGCCAGACGCCCGGCAGCGCCGCGCCCTACCAGGCAAGCGACTATTTCGACTTCATGTACCGCGCGGCCGAGTACCTCGTCGAAACCGGGCATGCCTATGTGGACGAGCAGACGCCCGAGGAAATGCGCGCCAACCGCGGCGACTTCGGCAAGCCGGGCGTCGACAGCCCCTACCGCAGCCGCACGCCCGCCGAGAACCTTGCGCGCCTGCGCGATATGAAGGCCGGCCAGTTGCCCGACGGCGCCGCCGTGCTGCGCGCGAAGATCGACATGGCCTCGCCCAACATCAACCTGCGCGACCCGGCCATCTACCGCATCAAGCACGCCGAGCACCACAACACAGGCAACCAGTGGTGCATCTACCCGATGTACACCTTCGCGCACCCCATCGAGGATGCGCTGGAGCGCATCACCCACAGCATCTGCACGCTGGAATTCGAAGACCAGCGGCCCTTCTACGACTGGCTGATGGACCGCCTCGCCGAGGGCGGCCTGATCGCCACGCCCCAGCCGCGGCAGTATGAATTCGCGCGGCTCAACCTCACCTACGTGGTCACCAGCAAGCGCAAGCTCAAGCACCTGGTGGACAGCGGCACCGTGGGCGGCTGGGACGACCCCCGCATGCCCACCATCGTCGGCCTGCGCCGCCGCGGCTATACGCCCGAGGCCCTGCAGCTTTTCTGCGAACGCATCGGCGTGACCAAGGACTACTCGTGGATCGACTACGGCACGCTCGAGGGCTGCCTGCGCGAAGACCTGGAGAACAAGGCGCACCGCGGCATGGCCGTGCTCGACCCCGTCAGGCTCGTGCTGACCAACTGGGACGAGGTCTTCGGCGCCGGCCACCTGGAGCCCTGCCAGTTGCCGGCCCTGCCCCACCCGCCCGAAGGCACCGAAGCGCCCGTGCGCCACTTCACCCTGGGCAAGGAGGTGTGGATCGAGCGCGAGGACTTCGAGGAAACGCCGCCCAAGGGCTACAAGCGCCTCTTCCCCGGCAACAAGGTGCGACTGAAGGGCGGCTACGTGATCGAATGCACCGGCTGCGAGAAGGACGCCGAAGGCAAGGTCGCGCAGGTGCTCGCCACCGTGGTGCCCGACACCAAGAGCGGCACCCCCGGCGCAGACAGCGTGAAGGTCAAGGCCGCCATCACCTGGGTGGGCGTGGCCGACGGCGTGGAAGCCGAAGTGCGGCTCTACGACCGGCTCTTCACCGACGCGCAACCCGATGCAGGGGGCAAGGACTACCTGGCCCTGCTGAACGCGGACAGCCTGAAAGTGGTGAAGGCGTATGTGGAGCCATCACTGGCGCAGGCGAAGCCGGACGAGAAGTTCCAGTTCGAGCGCTTCGGGTACTTCGTGGCGGACCGCAAGGACCATGCGGCCGGGAAACCGGTCTTCAATCGGGTGACAGGGCTGAAGGACTCCTGGGGAAAGTGA
- the arfB gene encoding alternative ribosome rescue aminoacyl-tRNA hydrolase ArfB: MAAALPRVDEREVVFTAVRAQGPGGQNVNKVSTAVQLRFDIPASSLPEDMKERLLALSDARITLAGVVVIKAQQYRTQEANRLDALQRLEALVARVAQPPRARRATKPSYGARQRRLQDKRERSGTKALRGRVQD, translated from the coding sequence ATGGCAGCCGCATTGCCCCGGGTGGACGAACGCGAGGTGGTGTTTACCGCGGTGCGCGCGCAGGGCCCCGGGGGCCAGAACGTGAACAAGGTGTCCACGGCCGTGCAATTGCGTTTCGACATCCCTGCCTCGTCGCTGCCGGAGGACATGAAGGAGCGGCTGCTTGCCCTGAGCGATGCTCGCATCACCCTGGCGGGCGTGGTGGTCATCAAGGCGCAGCAGTACCGTACACAGGAGGCCAATCGGCTCGACGCCCTGCAGCGGCTGGAGGCGCTGGTGGCGCGCGTGGCCCAGCCGCCGCGCGCTCGCCGGGCGACCAAGCCGTCGTATGGCGCCCGCCAGCGCAGGCTGCAGGACAAACGCGAGCGTTCCGGCACCAAGGCGCTGCGCGGCCGGGTACAGGACTGA
- a CDS encoding dioxygenase family protein has translation MVSSSVPSSPQPAEASSATAPQGRVPALFVSHGAPLFALEPGSTGPALHAWAQALRQRFPGLRGVVVMSPHWMARGAAVMTGAKPSTWHDFGGFPPPLYALQYPAPGAPDLAADVLGLLRSAGIAAEADAQRPFDHGAWVPLRHLFPEADLPVVQVALPAGAGPREVHAMGAAVRGLRDRSVLVMGSGSMTHNLSEFFGGTATARSLDYVDDFCRWVEAALQRGDTEALLDYRSQAPHAVRAHPGDDHFLPLFFALGAAGEDRVPHYLSREVMHGSLAMDAFALQADA, from the coding sequence ATGGTTTCTTCGTCCGTGCCTTCATCGCCGCAGCCCGCTGAGGCTTCTTCCGCTACTGCACCGCAGGGGCGGGTGCCGGCACTCTTCGTATCGCACGGTGCCCCGCTGTTCGCGCTGGAGCCCGGCAGCACCGGCCCGGCGCTGCATGCCTGGGCCCAGGCGCTCCGCCAGCGTTTTCCCGGCCTGCGCGGTGTGGTGGTGATGTCGCCGCACTGGATGGCACGCGGCGCGGCCGTGATGACCGGTGCGAAGCCGTCCACCTGGCACGATTTCGGCGGATTCCCGCCGCCGCTCTATGCATTGCAGTACCCCGCGCCCGGGGCTCCAGACCTGGCGGCCGATGTGCTCGGCTTGCTGCGGTCGGCCGGCATCGCGGCCGAGGCCGATGCGCAGCGGCCCTTCGACCATGGCGCCTGGGTGCCGCTGCGGCACCTGTTCCCCGAGGCCGATCTGCCGGTGGTGCAGGTCGCGCTGCCCGCGGGCGCCGGCCCGCGCGAGGTGCATGCCATGGGCGCCGCAGTGCGCGGCCTGCGCGACCGCAGCGTGCTGGTCATGGGCTCGGGCAGCATGACGCACAACCTCTCCGAGTTCTTCGGTGGCACCGCCACCGCCCGGTCGCTGGACTATGTGGACGATTTCTGCCGCTGGGTCGAGGCCGCGCTCCAGCGGGGCGACACCGAGGCCCTGCTGGACTACCGCAGCCAGGCCCCGCATGCAGTGCGGGCGCACCCGGGCGATGACCACTTCCTGCCGCTCTTCTTCGCGCTGGGTGCCGCGGGCGAGGACCGCGTGCCGCACTACCTGAGCCGCGAGGTCATGCATGGGTCGCTCGCCATGGATGCCTTCGCGCTGCAGGCAGATGCATGA
- the aroQ gene encoding type II 3-dehydroquinate dehydratase, which produces MTPTRTVFVLNGPNLNLLGTREPAVYGAQTLSDVEQLCAQACARHGLALQFRQSNHEGQLVDWIHEAGRLHAARELAGVVLNAGAYTHTSVALLDAVKGTGVPLVELHISNVHARESFRHHSYLAAAARAVMCGFGVRGYALAIDAVADW; this is translated from the coding sequence GTGACCCCCACCCGTACCGTTTTCGTTCTGAATGGCCCCAACCTGAACCTGCTCGGCACGCGCGAGCCGGCCGTCTACGGGGCGCAGACGCTGTCCGATGTGGAGCAGCTGTGCGCCCAGGCCTGCGCGCGGCATGGCCTGGCGCTGCAGTTCCGGCAGAGCAACCACGAGGGCCAACTGGTCGATTGGATCCACGAGGCCGGCCGGTTGCACGCGGCCCGGGAGCTTGCCGGCGTGGTGCTGAATGCCGGTGCCTACACCCACACGAGCGTGGCATTGCTCGATGCGGTGAAGGGCACGGGCGTGCCGTTGGTCGAGCTGCACATCAGCAATGTGCATGCGCGCGAGAGCTTCCGCCACCATTCCTACCTGGCCGCTGCGGCGCGGGCCGTGATGTGCGGCTTCGGCGTGCGCGGCTATGCGCTGGCCATTGACGCGGTGGCGGACTGGTGA
- a CDS encoding alpha/beta fold hydrolase has protein sequence MVWRVWRAAGTGAGALPPLVLLHGGSGSWMHWVRNIDTLLSWGRTVCVPDLPGFGDSAVPATGSDADALVAPLAEGMQALWGGAPCDLVGFSFGGLAAGLLLAAEPALARQLVLVGAPAMGVVPQRQFTLKAWRHLPTEAQAAVHRHNLAELMLHDAALIEGLALQVHCANVVRDRMPRRRLAHTDALARALPAVRCPVQAIYGERDALYKGFLPALESAYRTAAADFRGLSLVPDAGHWVQFEQPAPFADALAAALAAGA, from the coding sequence ATGGTATGGCGAGTCTGGCGGGCCGCCGGTACGGGTGCCGGAGCGCTACCGCCGCTGGTGCTGCTGCATGGCGGCAGCGGCAGCTGGATGCACTGGGTGCGCAACATCGACACGCTGCTGTCCTGGGGGCGCACGGTGTGCGTGCCCGATCTGCCGGGATTCGGCGATTCCGCGGTGCCCGCCACCGGCTCGGACGCGGATGCGCTGGTGGCGCCGCTGGCCGAGGGCATGCAGGCGCTCTGGGGCGGCGCACCCTGCGATCTGGTGGGTTTTTCGTTCGGCGGGCTGGCGGCCGGGCTGCTGCTGGCGGCCGAGCCGGCGCTGGCCCGGCAACTGGTATTGGTCGGCGCTCCGGCAATGGGCGTGGTGCCGCAGCGGCAGTTCACGCTCAAGGCCTGGCGCCATCTGCCCACCGAGGCGCAGGCGGCGGTGCACCGCCACAACCTGGCCGAATTGATGCTGCACGACGCGGCGCTGATCGAAGGGTTGGCGCTGCAGGTGCACTGCGCCAACGTGGTACGCGACCGCATGCCGCGCCGGCGGCTGGCGCATACCGACGCCCTGGCCCGTGCGCTCCCGGCCGTGCGCTGTCCGGTGCAGGCGATCTATGGCGAGCGCGATGCGCTCTACAAGGGTTTTTTGCCTGCGCTGGAAAGCGCCTACCGCACCGCGGCGGCCGATTTTCGCGGGCTCTCGCTCGTGCCGGACGCGGGGCACTGGGTGCAGTTCGAGCAACCCGCCCCGTTCGCCGATGCGCTGGCCGCCGCGCTGGCGGCCGGGGCCTGA
- a CDS encoding alpha/beta hydrolase has translation MLDLDLPLTFLNRPAAPETQQPWLLVLMHGVGSHEKDLFALAPYVPAPFHVVSLRAPYPMGPGANTWFEFSVEPDGSRTIHEAQEIASRSLLARTVETAAAQLGVSPDRVIVGGFSQGGIMALSLLLTRPDLLRGAMVWHSRLLPQVLPHAVTPAALSGKALWVSHGEQDNVIPLASARAIRDHARGLPLALTYREYPGMHEIRPNELHDAMEWLAALDLPEAVVAR, from the coding sequence ATGCTCGATCTCGATCTGCCGCTCACATTCCTGAACCGCCCCGCCGCTCCCGAAACGCAGCAACCCTGGCTGCTGGTGCTCATGCATGGCGTGGGAAGCCATGAAAAAGACCTTTTCGCGCTGGCACCCTATGTGCCCGCACCTTTCCATGTGGTGAGCCTGCGCGCCCCGTATCCGATGGGCCCTGGGGCCAACACCTGGTTCGAGTTCTCGGTGGAGCCCGACGGCAGCCGCACCATCCACGAGGCCCAGGAAATCGCCAGCCGCAGCCTGCTGGCGCGCACGGTGGAGACCGCTGCCGCGCAGCTGGGCGTGTCGCCCGATCGCGTGATCGTGGGCGGGTTCAGCCAGGGCGGGATCATGGCGCTCTCGCTGCTGCTGACCCGGCCCGACCTGCTGCGGGGCGCGATGGTGTGGCACAGCCGCCTGCTGCCCCAGGTGCTGCCGCATGCCGTGACGCCTGCTGCGCTGTCGGGCAAGGCCCTGTGGGTCAGCCATGGCGAGCAGGACAACGTGATTCCTCTGGCCAGTGCCCGCGCGATCCGCGACCATGCGCGCGGCCTGCCGCTGGCGCTGACCTACCGTGAGTACCCGGGCATGCACGAGATCCGGCCCAACGAGTTGCACGACGCGATGGAGTGGCTGGCCGCGCTGGACCTGCCCGAGGCCGTGGTGGCCCGGTAA